One window of Quercus robur chromosome 5, dhQueRobu3.1, whole genome shotgun sequence genomic DNA carries:
- the LOC126727704 gene encoding uncharacterized protein LOC126727704 produces MSLIVWNYRGLGNLRTKDQLADLVWAKDPSVVFLAETWTDKARLEQVQRRIQFKNLFEVPRKNKAGGLAIFWKEGFPLDIETFSINHIDTTINKNKENEWRFTGFYGEPETHKRHESWAKLRSLKNRGSSPWLCAGDFNEITRQSEKQGGRSRPHNQMQPFRDVVDECGFIDLKFVGFPFTWHKHYLDFTVWERLDRSLATNEWFLMFPGTKVHHLDVTTSDHKALWISMEGMDCSFQKPFRFEQMWMTDKGCTETIEAVWSARNSEPWDSGVITKIDKCGQELSRWSKKCFGNVRKQLEVKRKQL; encoded by the coding sequence ATGAGTTTGATAGTGTGGAACtatcgtgggcttgggaacctacgTACAAAAGATCAGCTTGCAGACTTGGTgtgggcaaaagatccctctgtcGTGTTTTTAGCCGAAACATGGACAGATAAAGCTAGGCTAGAACAGGTACAAAGACGAATCCAATTTAAGAATTTGTTTGAAGTTCCAAGGAAGAATAAAGCAGGGGGTTTGGCAATTTTTTGGAAGGAAGGGTTTCCCTTGGACATTGAGACTTTCTCTATAAATCACATTGACACCACGATTAACAAAAATAAGGAGAATGAGTGGCGTTTCACAGGATTCTATGGTGAACCCGAGACACACAAGAGACATGAATCATGGGCAAAGTTACGTTCTCTAAAAAACCGTGGATCATCTCCATGGTTATGTGCCGGTGACTTCAACGAGATCACACGCCAATCAGAAAAACAAGGAGGGCGTTCACGTCCACACAACCAGATGCAACCTTTTAGGGATGTGGTGGACGAATGTGGATTCATAGACTTAAAATTTGTGGGCTTCCCTTTTACTTGGCATAAACACTACTTAGATTTCACTGTGTGGGAGAGACTCGATCGGTCTTTAGCTACCAATGAGTGGTTCCTAATGTTTCCGGGTACAAAGGTTCACCACCTTGATGTTACAACATCTGATCATAAGGCCCTTTGGATCTCTATGGAAGGTATGGATTGCAGCTTTCAAAAACCCTTTAGATTCGAACAAATGTGGATGACAGACAAAGGGTGCACTGAGACTATAGAGGCTGTGTGGAGTGCGAGAAATTCTGAACCATGGGACTCAGGGGTgataacaaaaattgataaatgtGGACAGGAATTATCTCGGTGGAGCAAGAAGTGTTTTGGCAACGTTCGAAAACAGCTTGAAGTAAAACGTAAACAATTATAG
- the LOC126727706 gene encoding protein SIEVE ELEMENT OCCLUSION B-like — protein sequence MAKSSDLSVLNMPKELIMTQIFETHAHADIKFDVCPVFTIVKKILNRASDVVQHVVMGNKLENMEEEPPTASLGISLCTLKHLYCEMACKPPGQESNTGKKILEKLTKYSWDAKAVLTLAAFALDYGDFWLLAHLHASDKSAKWVGILKGVPTIVTESWLQKHKLAIIKLDQLIKSTVEAIDCILVLEGLSDRYAEEDLQELSEAMYYIPLDVYYAIITVVACTTQMCCLINDEGKPEELSLSSFSLKITATVDSLNLVIKRTKEIIAKLEDYGKLVKIMNNPRKITVVFNEMGFTSLVKQQVNLKEIETENVFLFFSDLDISENEISILNSIDNNKSMKDQYKIIWIPIVDWTVDQMQTKFEKLRSKMPNTWYRLPKFSFDLGIQYIKEKWEFKNRPIVVVMNSQGKVVHRDAYHMIALGINPLRPITGVPDSPLPNGEDSVGQILLGSLHIDILTWMKQEKYIFFYGGKDTVWIKQFKEQVYAMNQVFKPASISIELFYVEDKGEITLWKFWNGIESFFLGWNYIKNILLSGKDKKTESSTVMSTILKLLSYKTESTEWVVLCKGSKLVESGHGTTILKVLKKYDPPCTIPITPTFDFASSFLNYHREILKLPAEKPGCYHFDIAEDAGKITAAVMCPFCSDRMKLSSRFNCCHSAYRSTKNVQH from the exons ATGGCCAAGAGTAGTGATCTGAGCGTGTTAAACATGCCCAAGGAACTGATCATGACTCAAATTTTTGAAACCCATGCTCATGCAGACATAAAGTTTGATGTTTGCCCTGTTTTCACTATTGTCAAAAAGATTCTCAACCGTGCCAGTGATGTTGTTCAGCATGTTGTTATg GGTAATAAACTGGAGAACATGGAGGAAGAACCCCCAACAGCCAGTTTGGGTATATCATTGTGTACACTCAAGCATCTTTACTGCGAG ATGGCATGCAAGCCTCCTGGTCAGGAAAGTAATACAGGGAAGAAAATACTTGAAAAACTCACAAAATATTCATGGGATGCAAAGGCAGTGTTGACACTTGCAGCTTTTGCTCTTGACTATGGAGATTTTTGGCTCCTTGCTCATCTTCACGCTTCAGACAAAAGTGCCAAATGGGTGGGGATCTTGAAGGGGGTACCAACCATTGTCACAGAATCATGGCTTCAGAAACACAAGCTAGCGATTATTAAACTTGACCAACTGATCAAGTCCACAGTGGAGGCTATTGATTGCATCTTAGTGTTGGAAGGCCTATCTGATAGGTATGCTGAAGAGGATTTACAAGAATTGTCAGAAGCCATGTACTATATCCCATTAGATGTTTACTATGCTATCATAACTGTGGTAGCTTGCACAACTCAGATGTGTTGCCTCATTAACGATGA GGGCAAACCAGAGGAACTATCACTATCGTCCTTCAGTTTGAAAATCACAGCCACTGTCGACTCATTGAATTTGGTTATAAAACGTACCAAGGAAATAATAG CGAAATTGGAGGATTACGGGAAGCTCGTGAAAATCATGAATAATCCTAGAAAAATCACCGTGGTCTTTAACGAGATGGGCTTCACGTCACTTGTTAAG CAACAGGTCAACCTTAAAGAAATTGAAACAGAGAAtgtctttttgttcttttccgACTTGGACATTAGcgaaaatgaaatttcaattcTCAATTCAATTGATAATAACAAAAGTATGAAGGATCAGTACAAAATTATATGGATCCCAATTGTGGACTGGACGGTTGATCAAATGCAAACAAAGTTCGAGAAGTTGCGGTCTAAGATGCCGAATACTTGGTACAGGTTGCCAAAATTTTCATTCGATTTAGGTATCCAGTACATTAAGGAGAAGTGGGAATTCAAGAATAGGCCTATCGTTGTGGTGATGAACTCGCAAGGGAAGGTGGTTCACCGAGATGCATATCACATGATTGCATTGGGAATAAATCCCCTCCGTCCGATTACTGGGGTTCCAGACTCTCCACTGCCCAATGGAGAGGATTCAGTTGGACAGATTTTGCTTGGCAGCCTCCATATAGATATACTAACTTgg ATGAAGCAGGAGAAGTACATTTTCTTCTATGGAGGCAAGGATACAGTGTGGATTAAACAATTTAAAGAGCAAGTATATGCCATGAATCAGGTCTTTAAGCCTGCAAGTATTTCCATTGAGTTGTTTTACGTGGAAGATAAAGGGGAGATTACCCTATGGAAATTCTGGAACGGCATTGAGAGCTTTTTCCTCGGCTGGAACTACATCAAGAACATTTTACTCTCTGGGAAAGATAAGAAAACCGAATCGTCCACCGTAATGTCAACAATCCTTAAGTTACTTTCCTACAAGACTGAGAGTACCGAATGGGTTGTGCTGTGCAAAGGGTCTAAATTGGTGGAAAGTGGTCATGGCACAACAATTCTGAAGGTCTTAAAGAAGTATGATCCGCCATGTACGATACCCATCACCCCTACGTTTGACTTTGCAAGTTCATTCTTGAATTACCATAGAGAGATTCTAAAGCTTCCAGCTGAAAAACCTGGTTGCTACCACTTCGACATCGCTGAGGATGCTGGAAAGATCACAGCAGCTGTAATGTGCCCTTTCTGTTCGGACCGCATGAAGTTGTCTAGCAGGTTTAACTGCTGCCACAGTGCTTATCGTTCTACCAAGAACGTACAACACTAG
- the LOC126727707 gene encoding uncharacterized protein LOC126727707, translating into MNELRNAIKGKTDQSLDRIVRKTDSPFTVAIQECLVPSKFRLPQLEPFDMLKDPLDHLNTFKTTLGLQQPPDEILCRSFPTTFKGATREWFNKLPTSSIDNFEQLSSYFVRHFVGEQRPKRTVDHLLTIKQGGKETLRSYVTRFTLGMLDVDEADDKVQLTTFKAGLKSRDFVASLAKNPPKTMAEALLKAQKYMNAEEALAAINGAEKTKEKKKENEENRRGQKRDRADRRNDEGNRWREDKNPHPMKFTPLVMPVDQILTEIRVEPSLKWPRPLHSSLSMRDKRKYYRFHKDHGHYTEDCRDLKEQIEELIRKGKLQQYVKRGDFGKYG; encoded by the coding sequence ATGAACGAATTGAGAAACGCCATTAAAGGAAAGACGGACCAGAGTTTGGACAGGATAGTCAGGAAGACAGATTCACCTTTCACCGTGGCCATCCAGGAGTGCCTGGTGCCCTCTAAGTTCCGTCTGCCTCAACTTGAGCCCTTCGACATGCTGAAAGACCCGCTGGATCACCTGAATACATTCAAGACAACTCTGGGTCTTCAGCAACCCCCTGATGAGATTTTGTGCCGCTCCTTTCCCACTACCTTCAAAGGGGCAACCAGGGAGTGGTTCAACAAGTTGCCAACGTCATCCATTGATAATTTCGAGCAGCTAAGCAGCTACTTTGTCCGTCATTTTGTCGGCGAACAACGTCCAAAAAGGACTGTTGACCATTTGCTCACCATCAAACAAGGAGGGAAGGAAACTTTGAGGTCTTATGTAACACGCTTCACCCTAGGAATGCTAGACGTGGATGAAGCTGACGATAAGGTGCAGCTTACGACCTTTAAGGCAGGGTTGAAGTCTAGAGATTTTGTGGCTTCCTTGGCTAAAAATCCTCCCAAGACGATGGCAGAGGCGTTATTAAAAGCACAGAAGTATATGAATGCTGAAGAAGCTTTGGCAGCCATAAATGGAGCAGAAAAaaccaaggaaaagaagaaggaaaatgaGGAAAATCGAAGAGGACAAAAAAGAGATCGGGCTGATCGACGGAATGACGAAGGAAATAGATGGAGAGAAGACAAGAACCCTCATCCAATGAAGTTCACACCATTAGTGATGCCTGTTGACCAGATTTTGACCGAAATAAGAGTCGAACCATCTCTTAAATGGCCTAGGCCACTCCACTCATCACTTAGTATGCGCGATAAGAGAAAATATTACCGTTTTCATAAAGACCACGGGCATTATACAGAGGATTGCAGGGATCTGAAGGAGCAAATAGAAGAACTTATACGGAAAGGGAAACTACAACAGTATGTGAAAAGGGGAGATTTTGGCAAATACGGTTAA
- the LOC126727708 gene encoding protein SIEVE ELEMENT OCCLUSION B-like — protein MTYTYFQMACKPPGQESNTGKKILEKLTKYSWDAKAVLTLAAFALDYGDFWLLAHLHASDKSAKWVGILKGVPTIVTESWLQKHKLAIIKLDQLIKSTVEAIDCILVLEGLSDRYAEEDLQELSEAMYYIPLDVYYAIITVVACTTQMCCLINDEGKPEELSLSSFSLKITATVDSLNLVIKRTKEIIAKLEDYGKLVKIMNNPRKITVVFNEMGFTSLVKQQVNLKEIETENVFLFFSDLDISENEISILNSIDNNKSMKDQYKIIWIPIVDWTVDQMQTKFEKLRSKMPNTWYRLPKFSFDLGIQYIKEKWEFKNRPIVVVMNSQGKVVHRDAYHMIALGINPLRPITGVPDSPLPNGEDSVGQILLGSLHIDILTWMKQEKYIFFYGGKDTVWIKQFKEQVYAMNQVFKPASISIELFYVEDKGEITLWKFWNGIESFFLGWNYIKNILLSGKDKKTESSTVMSTILKLLSYKTESTEWVVLCKGSKLVESGHGTTILKVLKKYDPPCTIPITPTFDFASSFLNYHREILKLPAEKPGCYHFDIAEDAGKITAAVMCPFCSDRMKLSSRFNCCHSAYRSTKNVQH, from the exons ATGACATATACATATTTTCAGATGGCATGCAAGCCTCCTGGTCAGGAAAGTAATACAGGGAAGAAAATACTTGAAAAACTCACAAAATATTCATGGGATGCAAAGGCAGTGTTGACACTTGCAGCTTTTGCTCTTGACTATGGAGATTTTTGGCTCCTTGCTCATCTTCACGCTTCAGACAAAAGTGCCAAATGGGTGGGGATCTTGAAGGGGGTACCAACCATTGTCACAGAATCATGGCTTCAGAAACACAAGCTAGCGATTATTAAACTTGACCAACTGATCAAGTCCACAGTGGAGGCTATTGATTGCATCTTAGTGTTGGAAGGCCTATCTGATAGGTATGCTGAAGAGGATTTACAAGAATTGTCAGAAGCCATGTACTATATCCCATTAGATGTTTACTATGCTATCATAACTGTGGTAGCTTGCACAACTCAGATGTGTTGCCTCATTAACGATGA GGGCAAACCAGAGGAACTATCACTATCGTCCTTCAGTTTGAAAATCACAGCCACTGTCGACTCATTGAATTTGGTTATAAAACGTACCAAGGAAATAATAG CGAAATTGGAGGATTACGGGAAGCTCGTGAAAATCATGAATAATCCTAGAAAAATCACCGTGGTCTTTAACGAGATGGGCTTCACGTCACTTGTTAAG CAACAGGTCAACCTTAAAGAAATTGAAACAGAGAAtgtctttttgttcttttccgACTTGGACATTAGcgaaaatgaaatttcaattcTCAATTCAATTGATAATAACAAAAGTATGAAGGATCAGTACAAAATTATATGGATCCCAATTGTGGACTGGACGGTTGATCAAATGCAAACAAAGTTCGAGAAGTTGCGGTCTAAGATGCCGAATACTTGGTACAGGTTGCCAAAATTTTCATTCGATTTAGGTATCCAGTACATTAAGGAGAAGTGGGAATTCAAGAATAGGCCTATCGTTGTGGTGATGAACTCGCAAGGGAAGGTGGTTCACCGAGATGCATATCACATGATTGCATTGGGAATAAATCCCCTCCGTCCGATTACTGGGGTTCCAGACTCTCCACTGCCCAATGGAGAGGATTCAGTTGGACAGATTTTGCTTGGCAGCCTCCATATAGATATACTAACTTgg ATGAAGCAGGAGAAGTACATTTTCTTCTATGGAGGCAAGGATACAGTGTGGATTAAACAATTTAAAGAGCAAGTATATGCCATGAATCAGGTCTTTAAGCCTGCAAGTATTTCCATTGAGTTGTTTTACGTGGAAGATAAAGGGGAGATTACCCTATGGAAATTCTGGAACGGCATTGAGAGCTTTTTCCTCGGCTGGAACTACATCAAGAACATTTTACTCTCTGGGAAAGATAAGAAAACCGAATCGTCCACCGTGATGTCAACAATCCTTAAGTTACTTTCCTACAAGACTGAGAGTACCGAATGGGTTGTGCTGTGCAAAGGGTCTAAATTGGTGGAAAGTGGTCATGGCACAACAATTCTGAAGGTCTTAAAGAAGTATGATCCGCCATGTACGATACCCATCACCCCCACGTTTGACTTTGCAAGTTCATTCTTGAATTACCATAGAGAGATTCTAAAGCTTCCAGCTGAAAAACCTGGTTGCTACCACTTCGACATCGCTGAGGATGCTGGAAAGATCACAGCAGCAGTAATGTGCCCTTTCTGTTCGGACCGCATGAAGTTGTCTAGCAGGTTTAACTGCTGCCACAGTGCTTATCGTTCTACCAAGAACGTACAACACTAG